A portion of the Candidatus Poribacteria bacterium genome contains these proteins:
- a CDS encoding ABC transporter ATP-binding protein, whose amino-acid sequence MEQQKESDIQLEQWNSPVKEWGPVYKAIFRAFGMIWRAGKVETVVLFFLMLIQGVLPVFILYLSKDAINMVIAITDTNDQRFWDAAPLLIGLALATVVMQIMEPIFLLVKSVLGDKMRRYVALLVMETANQHPGIAHFEDPKLHDQLQRVRRVEGSSADLVIYAFQAGSDFWALISVAIFLSLFHPLAPLLLMFCALPYALAHYKYANLFGIALQFQAPEARKLDYFRNQFLSHDTAKDVRIFGLHNFFFGKYRRIFTRVLGVLWSVRKREFRTLSLYALLGGTAVCIVYVALFRQTIRGELSVGELTAYAGAVLIIWTSMSTALFNFAFMHHVGSFLTHLYDFLKRKPVIKMTPKAFAKKAPRPFQKGIELRDVSFSYPNTDRKILDGISLNIHAGETVAIVGKNGAGKTTLVKLITRMYDPSDGDIHLDNVPIHHYDLEDLRSQMSVVDQSFLKYQLSAQENIGLGNVDRLSELEHIKEAAEKAGADFINQLPKGYETVLSRQFEDGTELSGGQWQKIALARALTRDAQLLILDEPTAALDVRSEHDIYARFQELTKEKTTVLISHRMSTVRMAERILVLDDGKVIEEGTHEELMKDNGLYARLYTLQAEHYDV is encoded by the coding sequence ATGGAACAACAGAAAGAATCTGATATCCAACTTGAACAGTGGAATTCTCCTGTAAAAGAATGGGGTCCAGTATACAAAGCGATTTTCCGCGCCTTCGGCATGATATGGCGCGCAGGAAAAGTTGAGACAGTCGTCCTGTTTTTTTTAATGCTCATCCAAGGTGTGTTACCGGTCTTCATCCTTTACTTAAGCAAGGATGCAATTAATATGGTCATCGCTATCACTGATACGAACGATCAGCGTTTTTGGGACGCGGCTCCACTTTTGATTGGATTAGCACTTGCCACGGTCGTCATGCAAATCATGGAGCCGATTTTTCTTCTGGTGAAAAGCGTCCTTGGTGATAAGATGCGTCGGTATGTGGCACTCCTCGTCATGGAAACTGCCAACCAACATCCAGGCATCGCACACTTTGAAGATCCAAAACTGCATGACCAACTCCAACGGGTTCGGCGTGTTGAAGGAAGTAGTGCCGACTTAGTTATCTACGCTTTTCAGGCTGGCAGCGATTTTTGGGCACTGATTTCCGTAGCCATCTTCCTATCCTTGTTTCATCCACTGGCACCCCTCCTTCTAATGTTTTGCGCGTTACCCTACGCATTAGCGCACTATAAATACGCAAACCTCTTTGGAATCGCGCTTCAATTTCAAGCACCTGAGGCTCGAAAACTCGATTACTTCAGAAATCAGTTCCTCTCTCACGATACCGCTAAAGATGTGCGTATTTTTGGGCTACACAATTTCTTTTTTGGAAAGTATCGGCGTATCTTTACTCGGGTTCTCGGCGTGCTCTGGTCTGTCCGAAAGCGTGAGTTTCGTACGCTTTCACTCTATGCCTTATTGGGCGGTACAGCCGTGTGTATCGTTTATGTCGCCCTTTTTCGACAGACGATTCGCGGCGAGTTAAGTGTCGGTGAACTCACTGCCTACGCGGGTGCCGTCCTTATCATCTGGACGAGCATGAGCACAGCCCTTTTCAACTTCGCCTTTATGCACCACGTTGGGAGTTTTTTAACCCACCTTTATGATTTTCTTAAAAGGAAGCCAGTCATTAAAATGACCCCCAAAGCGTTCGCCAAAAAGGCACCACGTCCCTTTCAAAAAGGCATCGAACTGAGAGATGTCTCCTTTTCTTATCCGAACACAGACCGCAAGATTTTGGACGGTATTTCCTTGAACATTCACGCTGGAGAAACCGTCGCTATCGTAGGAAAAAATGGTGCCGGAAAAACGACCTTAGTGAAATTAATCACACGAATGTATGATCCGAGTGATGGAGATATTCATCTCGATAATGTCCCCATTCATCACTATGATCTGGAGGATCTACGCTCCCAAATGAGTGTCGTGGATCAGAGTTTTCTCAAATACCAACTCAGTGCACAGGAAAATATCGGACTCGGTAATGTTGACCGGCTTTCTGAATTAGAGCACATCAAGGAAGCCGCTGAAAAAGCAGGTGCCGATTTTATCAACCAACTCCCAAAGGGATATGAAACCGTCCTCTCGCGTCAGTTTGAAGATGGAACAGAACTCTCAGGTGGACAATGGCAAAAAATCGCGCTCGCTCGCGCCCTCACTCGAGACGCACAACTCCTCATCTTGGATGAACCCACCGCGGCTCTTGATGTGCGTAGTGAGCACGATATCTATGCCCGATTTCAGGAATTAACGAAAGAGAAAACAACCGTCCTAATTTCTCATCGCATGTCAACTGTACGTATGGCAGAGCGAATCCTTGTCCTTGATGACGGAAAAGTAATCGAAGAAGGGACTCACGAGGAACTGATGAAGGACAACGGGTTATATGCCCGACTCTACACCCTCCAAGCGGAACATTACGATGTTTAA
- a CDS encoding ABC transporter permease, protein MKLRDVITAGVKPLAQNRLRAGLSILGIFIGIAGVLCMIAIGDGGKKIIAEDIEKLGGANQFTIFTLHSGFKRGRLVRPPTERYTFKDASAIEAECPEVLYVLPNYEDFEILVTNRNGNQTRVLLEAATADYALGMGWELQDGRFLTENDIETAAQVCVLGADSAMELFGEASPLGQEVKVRHHWPQKTVRMRVVGVMKSKGRSLTWSYSLDDALCVPLTTYQQRLTGKHDIEYLIVFFQKGGDINSISTSVKDIVRKRHPRLDGFIEAYKPKLTFKRLDHIQKVIKIALGSIAGFSLFVSGVGIMNICLVSVGEKTREIGLRRSVGAKRIHIFCQFLTESICLCLCGGILGIAGGWGAAHGMAWLAVRIVPVVEAWPVVLSFSWILTSVIFSIVMGVGFGVYPAMRAAQLSPVDALHTEN, encoded by the coding sequence ATGAAACTTCGTGATGTTATCACCGCGGGCGTAAAGCCCCTCGCGCAAAATAGACTCCGTGCCGGATTGTCCATTCTCGGCATCTTCATTGGGATTGCGGGTGTGCTGTGCATGATCGCTATTGGTGATGGTGGGAAAAAGATCATCGCCGAAGATATCGAAAAACTTGGTGGTGCAAATCAGTTCACAATCTTTACGCTCCACTCCGGTTTCAAACGCGGACGGCTCGTCCGACCTCCTACTGAGCGATATACCTTTAAAGACGCTTCTGCGATTGAGGCAGAATGCCCCGAAGTACTATACGTTTTGCCCAATTATGAAGATTTTGAAATCTTGGTTACCAACCGAAATGGGAATCAAACCAGGGTCCTTTTAGAAGCTGCGACTGCAGACTATGCGCTCGGCATGGGTTGGGAGTTACAAGACGGCAGATTTCTCACTGAAAACGATATAGAAACCGCAGCACAAGTCTGTGTCTTGGGGGCAGACTCCGCTATGGAACTGTTCGGAGAAGCGTCTCCACTCGGGCAAGAGGTAAAGGTCCGCCATCATTGGCCGCAAAAGACAGTACGGATGCGTGTTGTAGGGGTCATGAAATCCAAGGGCCGTAGCCTCACCTGGTCCTATTCCTTGGATGATGCCTTATGTGTCCCACTGACAACATATCAACAACGACTTACAGGCAAGCACGACATTGAATACCTGATTGTCTTCTTTCAAAAGGGGGGCGATATTAACAGTATCAGCACTTCTGTTAAGGATATCGTGCGTAAAAGACACCCAAGACTGGATGGCTTTATCGAGGCATATAAACCGAAACTGACCTTCAAGCGGTTGGATCATATTCAAAAGGTGATAAAGATTGCCTTGGGTAGCATTGCGGGTTTCTCGCTGTTCGTCAGCGGTGTCGGCATCATGAATATCTGCCTCGTTTCTGTCGGTGAAAAGACGCGGGAGATAGGTTTAAGGAGATCAGTTGGTGCGAAACGAATTCACATTTTTTGCCAATTTTTGACGGAATCAATCTGCCTCTGTTTGTGTGGTGGGATACTCGGCATCGCGGGCGGTTGGGGCGCAGCACATGGAATGGCATGGCTTGCGGTGCGGATTGTACCCGTTGTGGAGGCGTGGCCCGTTGTCCTCTCCTTTTCGTGGATATTGACTTCCGTTATTTTCTCGATTGTTATGGGTGTGGGGTTCGGTGTCTATCCTGCGATGCGGGCGGCGCAGCTTTCACCTGTCGACGCGCTCCACACCGAGAATTAG
- a CDS encoding RNA polymerase sigma factor, whose protein sequence is MEKGDDVQLIREILSGNDAAFSTLVEKYQKSIHALAWRKINDFHYAEEIMQDTFLKAYKKLPTLRNPNQFAGWLHVTANRLCIDWLRKQKRQQEQKLVMQSLEDTRPEEIEESSYTHHISEQRMTESTERYHELVQKLLEKLPENERAVVTLYYLDEMSTKEIGKLLGVSVNTITSRLQRARKRLRTDQEFLDQEFFGHLQLPDNLKENVMRQLEEIRSKFDAFIEKVKSDPASRADILTEACNEIEDALKGEITPELVHLAADEIYPYMGKLGLEKRIPLLRKYMDDAPDDAERFWSHEALVYSLASLERNQEAIEEHARLYRWTCQHLPDKYVLEAASTLSVAGCWAAEDRIDDWIQLYNDASERLENPGVSHFSRGEFLQTGIDVLRGNDRFDEALLEIEKLERANNEPDSKHYFQFWLIVKENRLLMYGKQGDWDRFDQIFTEVRTYLEGELKKRDAGQPVNLSNLMWLAHDIGCCLLWSKKYNDAKHFLQAAIDLEDDNHYAHFQLAASIWASEKDREKTLHHLKVAQDYYVRNPYNQDTYYPNFLETPEFSDVKDDPEFLKVLEQK, encoded by the coding sequence GTGGAAAAAGGAGACGATGTTCAATTGATCCGCGAAATTTTATCGGGCAACGACGCTGCATTCAGCACCTTGGTCGAAAAGTACCAAAAGAGTATTCACGCCCTTGCATGGCGAAAGATTAACGATTTCCACTATGCGGAAGAGATCATGCAAGACACCTTCCTTAAGGCATACAAAAAATTGCCGACCCTCAGGAACCCCAATCAATTTGCTGGGTGGCTTCATGTCACCGCAAATCGACTTTGCATTGATTGGTTACGAAAGCAAAAGCGGCAGCAAGAACAAAAACTTGTGATGCAATCGTTGGAGGACACACGCCCCGAAGAAATCGAGGAATCCTCTTATACACATCATATATCGGAACAGCGGATGACAGAGAGCACCGAACGTTACCATGAACTTGTCCAAAAACTTTTGGAAAAACTGCCGGAGAATGAACGCGCAGTTGTAACACTCTATTATCTCGACGAAATGTCAACGAAAGAGATCGGCAAACTCTTGGGAGTGTCGGTGAATACAATTACGAGTAGACTCCAACGCGCGCGAAAGCGTTTACGAACAGACCAAGAATTCTTAGATCAAGAATTCTTCGGGCATTTACAATTACCAGATAACCTGAAGGAGAACGTCATGAGACAATTAGAAGAAATTCGCAGCAAATTCGATGCCTTCATAGAGAAAGTGAAATCCGATCCCGCATCAAGAGCGGATATTCTTACAGAAGCCTGTAACGAGATTGAAGATGCACTTAAGGGTGAAATCACGCCCGAATTGGTGCATCTTGCTGCCGATGAGATATACCCTTACATGGGTAAACTCGGACTGGAAAAACGGATACCCCTACTCCGTAAGTATATGGATGACGCGCCAGATGATGCGGAGCGTTTTTGGTCCCATGAGGCGTTGGTCTATAGTCTTGCTTCTCTCGAAAGAAATCAAGAAGCTATCGAGGAACACGCTCGGCTTTACCGTTGGACGTGCCAGCACTTGCCAGATAAATATGTGTTGGAGGCTGCCTCCACTTTAAGCGTAGCTGGATGTTGGGCGGCGGAAGATCGTATTGATGACTGGATTCAACTTTATAATGATGCCTCTGAACGATTAGAGAACCCTGGCGTGAGTCACTTCAGTCGTGGCGAGTTCCTGCAAACCGGAATAGATGTCCTACGAGGTAACGACAGGTTCGATGAGGCACTTCTTGAAATAGAAAAGTTGGAACGTGCCAATAACGAACCCGATTCAAAGCATTATTTTCAATTCTGGTTGATTGTGAAAGAAAATCGACTTCTTATGTACGGTAAACAGGGAGATTGGGATCGTTTCGATCAAATTTTTACGGAAGTGCGTACATATCTGGAAGGAGAGTTGAAGAAACGGGATGCGGGTCAACCTGTAAATCTCAGCAACCTTATGTGGCTTGCTCACGATATCGGTTGTTGTCTGTTGTGGTCAAAGAAGTACAACGATGCGAAACACTTCCTACAAGCCGCCATTGATTTGGAAGATGACAACCATTATGCCCACTTTCAACTTGCCGCAAGCATCTGGGCTTCTGAGAAGGACAGAGAAAAAACTTTACATCATCTAAAAGTCGCTCAGGACTACTATGTGAGAAATCCTTATAATCAGGATACGTACTATCCGAATTTCCTTGAGACACCTGAATTTTCAGATGTTAAGGATGATCCAGAGTTTCTGAAGGTTCTCGAACAGAAGTAG
- a CDS encoding ABC transporter permease subunit gives MIWHIAKREIYDNLNSLRFALTTILLLGLMLINATVHLKEHPVRMQKYHDGVTGSLNRLRSRTHLYNIAQEGPGYLYKKPSSLHFCADGGEAFLPDNVRGFHAWATDGLAGFWQLDYMPATLNSKNIRPDTIKIDWEFVIGYVLSLIAILFTFDSISGEHERGTLRLTLANSVPRHTVLIGKFLGALLSISVPFTLAVLMNLLVISASNDVQLGVEAWNRLGIIFFIAILYLCLFLALGLLVSSRVRHSAASLVVLLLTWVTFVVFMPSTLASIASGFSTPMTYGQFDQRARQLVNELRGEYDTRLQGTREDSAKKIELAGEYVIKDVTERERLSHEYLTQQHAQIQLARSVTRISPVVLVQHLLEVFAGTGFERHQQFVENVQRYAREYREFVSDMDRADPESPHIIGVYEGMSKKPISPESIPTFEDTLSLGRDFNAAAVDLLLLTLFFVVFLSGAFLAFVRVEV, from the coding sequence ATGATTTGGCATATTGCGAAACGAGAAATTTACGACAATCTGAATAGCCTCCGGTTTGCGTTGACAACCATACTGCTTCTCGGCTTGATGCTGATCAATGCGACTGTGCATCTCAAGGAACATCCTGTGCGGATGCAGAAATATCACGATGGTGTCACAGGATCGCTGAATCGTTTAAGATCTCGAACACATTTATATAACATTGCGCAAGAGGGTCCCGGATACCTTTACAAAAAGCCGTCATCTCTCCATTTCTGTGCAGATGGCGGTGAGGCATTTTTGCCAGATAATGTCCGCGGATTTCACGCTTGGGCAACCGATGGCTTAGCAGGCTTCTGGCAGTTAGATTATATGCCTGCGACTCTCAATTCAAAAAATATTCGTCCGGACACTATCAAAATAGATTGGGAGTTTGTGATCGGGTACGTCTTAAGTCTCATCGCGATTCTATTCACCTTTGATTCGATTTCTGGCGAACACGAGCGTGGTACACTACGTTTGACATTGGCGAACTCGGTGCCGCGACATACCGTGTTGATTGGTAAATTTTTAGGCGCGCTGCTAAGTATTAGTGTCCCGTTTACACTCGCGGTGTTAATGAATCTGTTGGTAATTTCCGCGTCCAACGATGTGCAACTTGGCGTTGAGGCGTGGAACCGTTTAGGTATTATTTTTTTTATTGCGATTCTGTACCTGTGTCTGTTTCTTGCGTTAGGGTTGTTGGTGTCGTCACGTGTACGGCACAGTGCAGCGAGTCTTGTGGTCCTTCTGCTAACGTGGGTCACTTTCGTGGTTTTTATGCCGAGCACGCTTGCCTCCATTGCAAGTGGATTTTCAACACCGATGACTTATGGTCAATTCGACCAACGCGCCAGACAACTTGTAAATGAACTTAGGGGTGAATACGACACTCGTTTGCAAGGCACGCGTGAGGATTCAGCGAAAAAAATAGAGTTAGCGGGTGAATATGTCATCAAAGACGTAACAGAACGGGAACGTTTGAGCCACGAATACTTAACCCAACAGCATGCCCAAATTCAATTAGCGCGTTCCGTTACCCGCATCTCACCGGTCGTGCTGGTCCAGCATCTCCTTGAGGTTTTCGCTGGAACTGGATTTGAACGGCACCAACAATTTGTAGAGAACGTGCAGCGTTATGCCCGTGAATACCGAGAATTCGTCTCGGATATGGATAGAGCCGATCCCGAAAGTCCGCATATCATTGGGGTTTATGAGGGTATGTCGAAAAAGCCCATCAGCCCAGAATCAATTCCAACGTTTGAAGATACGCTCAGTCTCGGTCGCGATTTCAACGCTGCAGCAGTAGATCTGCTGTTGCTAACGTTGTTTTTCGTTGTTTTTCTCTCCGGAGCGTTCCTTGCATTTGTACGCGTTGAAGTTTAG
- a CDS encoding ABC transporter permease subunit, whose protein sequence is MLTTLIRRELLDNLMTFRFAAAVLIMLLLVVANTFVLIRDYERRLEAYNTVLKTQHRQSQELKTYSGGRLNVARPPNPLSIFNVGLDKRLGNEIWISHSFVPTLWDTGTYKLTNPLLNLFTSIDIVFIFQVVLSLIALIFAYDAIAGERERGTLRLVVTHPVRRGQILLAKYISAMLCLLVPLLMSLLLAMILLTTSTFISLSMGDFLRIGGIILSSIVYLSVFYLIGMLISAVTRRTGTALMIAMFVWGFWVLVYPNAVLAAIAPPQTSQPRMVSAYEEIKQIWEAFDRERKHFLANDAVPGEDPHLGMVGADPNFNQIWGSGYHYEYFHRDSSTLRYDYHAVSNIEELSEASKPQIPHAQDYYRFLGPQIINTAERAWLVRKQALETIFVQPAIVDRILLRGSPVGMYDAATQAWAGTDLRGLRDFFEAARRHRRTLIDYYYDKDAFGSQQWFSADKGAVDWNSLPQFSFQRVDVATNAKRALPDVSILVMLNIILFVIIFLIFIKSEV, encoded by the coding sequence ATGCTAACAACGCTCATTCGCCGAGAACTCCTCGACAACCTGATGACGTTCCGCTTCGCTGCAGCAGTCTTAATTATGTTGTTGCTTGTTGTCGCCAACACCTTTGTGCTTATCAGGGATTATGAGCGACGGTTAGAAGCTTACAACACTGTTCTCAAAACGCAGCATCGGCAATCACAGGAATTGAAGACCTATTCGGGCGGAAGATTGAACGTTGCCCGACCACCAAATCCGTTGAGTATTTTCAATGTCGGGTTGGATAAACGGCTGGGCAACGAGATTTGGATATCTCACAGTTTTGTGCCGACGCTGTGGGATACTGGAACGTATAAATTGACGAATCCACTTCTCAACCTCTTCACTTCGATTGATATTGTTTTTATTTTTCAGGTCGTTCTGAGTCTAATAGCACTTATTTTCGCCTACGATGCCATTGCGGGGGAACGCGAGCGTGGCACATTGCGTTTGGTCGTAACGCATCCGGTGCGTCGCGGTCAAATCCTGCTTGCGAAATACATCAGTGCCATGCTCTGCTTGCTTGTTCCGTTGCTGATGAGTCTACTCCTCGCGATGATTTTGCTGACAACATCCACGTTCATTTCTCTGAGTATGGGTGATTTCCTCCGTATCGGTGGGATTATCTTGAGTTCAATTGTCTATCTGTCGGTATTCTACCTCATCGGCATGCTAATTTCAGCAGTAACCCGCAGAACCGGTACCGCGCTGATGATTGCTATGTTTGTCTGGGGGTTTTGGGTGTTGGTGTATCCAAACGCGGTTCTTGCCGCGATTGCCCCGCCTCAGACTTCTCAACCACGTATGGTATCCGCTTACGAGGAAATCAAACAGATATGGGAAGCATTCGACAGAGAGCGAAAGCACTTCCTTGCGAATGATGCCGTTCCAGGGGAAGATCCACATTTGGGTATGGTAGGAGCAGATCCGAATTTCAACCAGATATGGGGATCAGGTTACCACTACGAATACTTTCATAGAGATTCATCAACACTTAGGTACGACTACCACGCCGTTTCAAACATTGAGGAACTTAGTGAAGCATCCAAACCGCAAATACCACACGCACAGGATTATTACCGTTTCCTCGGACCGCAGATCATCAACACCGCAGAACGCGCATGGCTTGTCCGAAAACAGGCACTCGAAACTATCTTCGTTCAACCAGCGATTGTCGATCGCATCCTTTTGAGAGGCTCGCCAGTCGGGATGTACGACGCGGCAACACAAGCGTGGGCAGGGACAGACCTACGCGGACTCAGAGATTTTTTTGAAGCGGCGCGAAGGCACCGACGGACCTTGATAGATTATTACTATGATAAGGACGCTTTCGGATCGCAACAATGGTTTTCTGCCGACAAGGGCGCGGTGGATTGGAACAGTTTACCTCAGTTTTCCTTTCAAAGGGTTGACGTTGCCACAAATGCTAAGCGGGCGCTGCCGGATGTATCTATACTGGTCATGCTTAATATAATTCTGTTCGTAATAATATTTCTCATTTTCATCAAAAGTGAAGTGTAA
- a CDS encoding RNA polymerase sigma factor: MEREDDVQLIRKILSGDDAAFGTLVEKYQKSVHTLVWRKIGDYHYAEEIMQDVFLKAYKKLPTLKNPNQFAGWLHVMANRLCIDWIRKQTRIRQQQPTMQSLEGARLEEIEESSYIHYMSEQWMTERTEYCHELIQKLLEKLPENERTVVTLYYLDEMPTKEISKFLGVSVNTIASRLHRARKRLQADQEFLGHSELSDNLKENIMNQLAQLRSKFDALMEQVKSDPASREDILKEAANEIEDALKGEITPELVHLVVDDMYSRMGSLGMEKRVPLLRKYMDNAPDDTERYWSHKSLVHSLAFLRRNREAIEEQMRLYRWACKQSEKYVLRIVSNLTTAGCWKAEGRIDDWVQLYNEASERLENPEVSQYSRCMFLQFGAEILRKNDQLEAALLEIEKLERANGKPGWRSYFRFWLAIRENQLLLYSKQENSDRLDQVYTETNTFIQGELKKLDAGFPVNTYELIWAAHNIGCCLVWSKKYNEAKRLLQLAIDLENWNEHSHFMLAVSIWASEKNREKTLHHLKVAQDKYVVTSYNYLNTYYPEFLETPEFSDVKDDPEFLKVLGQK, from the coding sequence GTGGAAAGAGAAGACGACGTTCAACTAATCCGCAAAATTTTATCGGGCGATGATGCTGCGTTTGGGACCTTGGTCGAAAAGTACCAAAAGAGCGTTCATACCCTTGTGTGGCGGAAGATCGGCGATTATCACTATGCTGAAGAGATTATGCAGGATGTCTTCCTTAAGGCATACAAAAAACTTCCGACCCTCAAGAATCCAAATCAATTTGCCGGGTGGCTCCATGTTATGGCAAATCGGCTTTGCATTGATTGGATACGAAAGCAAACACGGATACGGCAGCAACAACCTACCATGCAATCGCTGGAGGGTGCCCGTCTGGAAGAAATCGAGGAATCCTCTTATATACATTATATGTCAGAACAGTGGATGACCGAAAGAACCGAGTATTGCCATGAACTTATCCAAAAACTTTTGGAAAAACTGCCGGAGAATGAACGCACGGTCGTAACACTCTACTATCTTGACGAAATGCCAACGAAAGAGATCAGCAAATTCTTGGGGGTGTCGGTCAATACAATTGCGAGTCGACTCCACCGGGCGCGAAAGCGTCTACAAGCAGATCAAGAATTCCTTGGTCATTCAGAATTATCAGATAACCTGAAGGAGAATATTATGAATCAATTAGCGCAACTTCGCAGCAAGTTCGATGCACTCATGGAACAAGTAAAATCTGACCCTGCATCAAGAGAGGATATTCTTAAGGAGGCAGCCAACGAGATTGAAGATGCGCTTAAGGGTGAAATCACACCTGAGTTGGTGCATCTTGTAGTTGATGATATGTACTCGCGTATGGGTAGTCTCGGCATGGAAAAACGGGTGCCTCTACTCCGTAAGTATATGGATAACGCGCCAGATGATACAGAACGTTACTGGTCGCATAAATCTTTAGTGCATAGTCTCGCTTTTCTTCGGAGAAACCGAGAAGCTATTGAGGAACAGATGCGTCTTTACCGTTGGGCATGCAAGCAGTCAGAAAAATATGTGTTACGGATTGTTTCCAATCTGACCACCGCCGGATGTTGGAAAGCGGAAGGTCGTATTGATGACTGGGTTCAACTTTACAACGAGGCATCTGAACGTTTAGAGAATCCTGAAGTGAGTCAGTACAGTCGTTGCATGTTTCTGCAATTCGGAGCAGAGATATTACGAAAGAACGACCAGTTAGAGGCGGCACTTCTCGAAATAGAAAAGTTGGAACGTGCCAATGGCAAACCCGGTTGGAGGAGTTATTTTAGGTTCTGGTTGGCTATAAGAGAGAATCAACTGCTGTTGTATAGTAAACAGGAAAATTCGGATCGTCTCGATCAAGTCTATACGGAAACGAACACATTTATTCAAGGAGAGTTGAAAAAACTGGATGCAGGTTTTCCTGTAAATACTTACGAACTTATTTGGGCTGCTCACAATATCGGTTGTTGTCTGGTATGGTCAAAGAAGTATAACGAAGCGAAACGTTTGCTACAACTCGCCATCGATTTGGAAAATTGGAATGAACATAGTCACTTCATGCTCGCTGTGAGCATCTGGGCATCCGAGAAAAATCGAGAGAAGACTTTACACCATTTGAAGGTCGCTCAGGACAAGTATGTGGTTACTTCCTACAATTATCTGAATACCTACTATCCGGAATTTCTTGAGACCCCCGAATTTTCGGATGTAAAGGATGATCCAGAGTTTCTGAAGGTTCTGGGGCAGAAGTAA